The genomic region aataaaaacaaaattaagtcaacaaagtaaaataaaacactaccatggTTTTACCAAAGGAAAAAACCGatggcaagattgcaatttttAGCGGAGGTAAAATCATAATATTAAAATGGAggcaaaataatattttgaattaagagcaaaagtatttttttttattttgaaatgagggcaaaatcgtaatattttagctgcgggtaaaatcgtaatttttagctgcgggcaaaatcgtaatttttagctgggcgcaaaatcatatttttaaactGGAAAtgagggcaaaaccataattttattttcaactgggggcaaaattgttttttttactgagggtaaaatcgtaaatttaagcaagaggcaaaagcaaaattttattttgaatcaagggcgaaatcataattttatacCTGGGATAAAATTTTAGCTgcggcaaaatcgtaatttttaggtgggcgcaaaatcataattttaaactggaaaTGAGGACAAAACCATAATTGTATTTTcaactgggggcaaaattgtttttttactgagggtaaaatcgtaaatttaagcaagaggcaaaagcaaaattttattttgaatcaaGGGCGAAatcattatttcgtttgatcatccgTCTCGAAATTCGTGTGACATGATGAACGGAAGGAACTCTTTAAGTTGGACGCCATCGAAAGTATAAAAATTCCCCTTGCGTTACTTTAGATTATTGACGCACTTGGAAACCTGTAACTAAAAGTTGTGCGAAAGCTTACGCTAACAGTAATTTTTACCTTCATTAAGGACTCTTGAGAAGATAAGAGTCTCAAAACATAGAGAATAATTTTGGTTAAAGTAAAGTGAAATTCAAAGcaaggaccagaatatacttagGAACTAGGATCAGTAACAAACTAAAGGTATTCCTCCacatttcagtgaatctcgaggacgagatttaaaacaaggtgaggaggatgtaacaatcccaaaatttctatttataaaatttaaaataaagtatatacaaacttatgttattaaacggatagatcatgggtaagttgaccgttagaaatatgaagtacctagacgggcctaggaaccgtttaataattaaattataaaatacattatatttggaCTTActtcgtttttaatgaaacttggttcaaaatgtagataagattattctcgttctaatgacatattcgttgttttataaaacgttatattttaaaagttataagcgccaaataagtgaaacagctgaaataattataataaataaaataatataaaaccaAAACTAACCTTTCAAATGTAATGTGTACGTGACGTGTCCcaataaaaatcaaaactaaacATTTACATCatatatatgtatgcatgtattAATTCTAGTAGGGTACGTGTATCATTTCAAAGATTAGAAAGAATCTTTTCAAACGTTGTTTCCAAGTTCTATCATCCACTATAAATATGGACAACAAGTTTCACAAACTTTGTTCACCCCTTCTGATCATCTCTTAGTGTCGCCCTCTCTCTATATATGTTCTATTATTTTATTTCTTTCATATTATACCCAACAAAGCTACAAAGCCCTACCCCGTTTATGTATtgtaacccctgatcactgagtcgataccctgtccgattgatttaggacccaccaacgcatgtcaaggctctgcccgactaagtacATTGGGGTTCTGTCTCTTGACATATTGATAAAGTggattgggttactatacttaacgcgagtgcattatatattttattaaatagttCAGGAGATACCCGAAATATAACAACTCTCCTAAAATCCTTAAAAACACCCCTAtacgtcttaaaatacaccccgtatacgaaaaacgGCCCCGGAATACCTTTATTTcattaaaaatcaaataaaacaagaaATGGGAgactctcgcggggcgcgactcCCTTAAGGTAagccgtcgcgggccgcgacccagtaCCACCAGGTGGCACCCCAGCCCGCCATGTGGCATAACACTCGGCAACCCTACACTCATGACTCGCCAACCCTATAACCTACCCTAcatcgctcgcgggccgcgaaggccatTCGTGTATCTCTCGTGGGGCGCGAGAACCTCCCTGATCAGCTATAAAAGGAACAGAAAGCAGCCATTTCAATCGTTCAACTTTCTTTATTTTCTCTCTAACTTCTAATAGGCCAAAACTATAGCCAAACACCCCTTAATAAGCGAAGCTctacctcgttgtaagtattataacccccggttacgtattagttactctgccgattgatctagagctccgtaacgcatgtctaGGCTTTGcccgactcagtcgttggagttctgtctcggggggagggtatagctaatgtaaattgggttaatatactaacgcgtgtgcattgtttattttaaATAGATTATAACCAAGAAGTCACCAGGAATtatctaaaatagcaatgtgagtacatCTGCTTTCATAAACTGTTATTATAAAACCTCAATTATTTTAAAGTATAATTAAcaatgattgagtatttgtattctacaattactgtcggtatgttagggttttgtatacataacttgttactacactgtgagtagtagcatgaccacaagtcaggattgacagtaccgtgggtggtaattaaagtagatataaacaaatataaTTGCGAGTTGCCCTCAATgttgtaaaatgataaaacttgttttaattaaactaggatgcactcaccagtatttcttgctgataaaatcttttaaacacgtgtttcaggtaacttagtatgaagccaataaaagccagtacacgtgtttcaggtaacttagtatgaagccaataaaagccagctggagagcaccgaaggcttagaaaagtggctataaaagttacctaattaaaaaggagaattgttttcaataattaggatTATTCCCTATAAATATACTACAAATGAAAATTGGGTTTGTCCCACTTGTTATTGTAAATATATTATCAGAAAAACTtaggttttatcccatttatttatttcaacaattttggtgtttaactctgataaaaatatttcctaactacggttctgataaaaatttccgctgccaaattaataaacatcgGTACCATCTGACTGGTTCGCGGCTCCCACTCCCAGGGtagggtcgggggttgtgacagaggGGTTGTGCGTGGTCGGAGGTCGGCGTCGGAAACTGGCCGGAGATGCGGCTCCGGTCACCGGAGCTAGAGGGGAGGCAGAGAGTGTGCGACGTGTGTGTGAGTGTTTGAGTGTGTGTGAGTGTGTTTTATAAAGATTAGGGTTTAGGTAGGCTTGTGTGTTGGGCCCAAGGCCCGTTTAACTAGTATTTTAGGGTTTTTGAGCGGCTTGGTCTTGTCTACGAGATCCATTCTCGGACCCGAGCGTCGTAAGATGTggtaataatttatttaaagtCAAAAATGCGTGAATTGTATGTCGGAAATCGAATTTGGTTGCATGTTCGTCGTTTGTCGTTTTTAGTCTATTTTTCGTTCAGATTTCGACTACGGGCATTAAAATATGGAAACGAACTCGTATTTTCTAAGAACATGGAAATACGGAAATACGGAATTTGGTTGCATGTTCGTCGTTTGTCGTTTTTAGTCTGTTCTGCGTTGAGCCCTTTTTTCTTTTTGCGGTTGTCTTGGATGAGTTGTCCAAGTTGATTCAGGAGACACTTCCGTGGTGCATGCTTTTAGTAGACGATATAGTGTTGATTGCAGAGACTAAACAGTGCCTGAACGCGAGGGTAGAGGAGTGGCGAGTAGCTCTAGAGGGCAAGGGCCTAAGGATTAGTCGATCTAAGACTGAGTATCTACACTGTGATTTCAGTGGTGTAGCTGATGACGATGACACCCAAATCATCATTGAGGATCAATTGGTCACGCAGACAACTAAATTTAAATATTTGGGGTCATTTGTAGAAAGGGATGGTGACATAGATAGTGATGTAACCCATCGCATACAGGCTGGCTGGTGTAGATGGAGGGCAGCCAGTGGGGTATTGTGCGATAGAAGGTTCCCAACTAAACTAAAGGGGAAATTTTACAGGGTAGTAGTTAGGCCTGCTATGTTATATGGAACAGACTGTTGGGCTATCAAGAAGACACAAACGCACAAGATGGTGGTAGCAGAGATAAGGAtgctgaggtggatgtgtggacacatgaggttagatcggataagaaatgaggtttttaaagaaaGATTAGGAGTGACTAGTAGATCGGATAAGATTAAGGaagggagattgagatggtttgggcatgtgaagcggaGGCAAACGACGACACCAGTTAGAGTCGTGGAAACTGTTACTGTAGAggggaggagaggaagaggcaTACCCAAACTGACATAGATGAGCATATTAGGCATGATTTACTAGAGTTGTatctttctgaggacatggtccaagataggacttcgtggaggcgTAAGATTAGGGTTAAGGGCTTCTAGAGgaaattcacacccctagatATTGCAGTAAGGTCTTAGGTGAATTTTAGGGATTTAGTTTTTTCTTATTCGTTAAGTGACTTTACCGGTGATTGACTTCTTGTGTTTATGTccaaatgatgttgtatgctattatacatgatttacattatactGTGTCGCTATGATCACTTTATTGGTATATGTGACTTCTTTTTTCAATATTCTATatttctatattctttgacttgatGTGCTGGTATGCTGTTCGTTTTGGAGCCGAGAGTCtcttctggaagcagcctctgtatccctagggatagaggcaaggtctgtctacatcccactcTCCCCGGATCTTATaaatagctttgctatttgtgatATTTACTTGGTATGGTTGTTGTATTATTAATTTTGTTTATACAGTTGAAATTCAATGGATCCCAATATCACTTCTTACACTTCTGAGACTCGATACAATTTAATTTCCATTCTCCTCCTTAATGGACATAAGAATGAATATAAGTAACACGTATATAACGATCAAAATTAAATTAAACCATGAAGTATCCAAACTTAGCAGTAACGATCAAAATTAAATTAAACCATGAAGTATCCAAACTTAGCAGTGCATAAACGTAAGCAATCATTAAACAACACACATGGTTTATTATTAAAACATCAAGCCACATACATCCAATTCAAGCCACCCTTAAAACATAATATAACACAAAGATAAAAGTTATAAAACATCATCTTACTCTTCTTCGGTTTCAGACTCTGCACTCTGAAGCCACTCAACAAAAGGCTTTGCATTCTTCCAGATGAGAGAGCTTTTGTTCCCACCACTCAATCCCTCCTCATACCACTTCACGATATACTCTTCTTCCAAAATGTCCACGTCATACAACGCTTTCAAAACAAGCGGCACTTCCTTCACTGCAATCGAGTTTGACTTCTCACAAAAGTCTTCAATTGCTCTTAAAAGAAGCAACTGTGAATCACTCTCACCATCAACAACAGCAGCCAAGTAGTTTTTCTTCTTGAGCGCGTGTTTTGCATACCCTTTCTCCACTCCATCCAGTAAAGCCTCGTAAAGAGCGCTTGCATTTTCTTGTGGAGAGCCGGCCAATGATGCCATCATTTCCTTTGGACCGACACCCTTCTTTAAATATTCCTTAGCCATGTCAACGAGATTCTTCTTCTCCGCGTTGCCATTGGATTTCTCCTCCACCACAGGCTCGTCTGTAGACAGCATCACCATTTCGGCTGTCACACTACTAAGCTGTTCCTGAATGCGTTGACGGGCCGCTTCTGCTGATGTGTCAGTCTGCCACTGAATCTCATCACCATCTTCCTCACCAGAACCATTCTCCTTGTCGCCAGCCTGGCTTGCAGCTGGTGAAACACGATCCTCATCAGAAGCATTACCTTTCTTTTTTGATGCCGTCTTATCTTTACTAGTCTTCTTCACCGCCTCTTTTGTCTGCTGCTGCAGCTTCTTTTGTACCTTATCTGCGGCCTCACCTTCCTTCAGCCGCTCCTTTTCAGCCCTCCTCATCGCCTTTTTGTCTTTAGAGTTTTTCTTCTGTTCCGGTGGATTCTTCAAGATAAATGATGTCAGTTTGTCTCTCATATCCACATCAGACACAAAGCCACAAGCAGCACATTTCAACTGAACCATCTGACTTTTTGTAATTAGTAT from Helianthus annuus cultivar XRQ/B chromosome 10, HanXRQr2.0-SUNRISE, whole genome shotgun sequence harbors:
- the LOC110885778 gene encoding eukaryotic translation initiation factor 5, whose protein sequence is MALQNIGASNSDDAFYRYKMPKMITKIEGRGNGIKTNIVNMVDVAKALARPASYTTKYFGCELGAQSKFDEKTGVSLVNGSHDTAKLAGLLENFIKKYVQCYGCGNPETEILITKSQMVQLKCAACGFVSDVDMRDKLTSFILKNPPEQKKNSKDKKAMRRAEKERLKEGEAADKVQKKLQQQTKEAVKKTSKDKTASKKKGNASDEDRVSPAASQAGDKENGSGEEDGDEIQWQTDTSAEAARQRIQEQLSSVTAEMVMLSTDEPVVEEKSNGNAEKKNLVDMAKEYLKKGVGPKEMMASLAGSPQENASALYEALLDGVEKGYAKHALKKKNYLAAVVDGESDSQLLLLRAIEDFCEKSNSIAVKEVPLVLKALYDVDILEEEYIVKWYEEGLSGGNKSSLIWKNAKPFVEWLQSAESETEEE